One Amycolatopsis sp. NBC_00355 genomic window carries:
- a CDS encoding DUF742 domain-containing protein produces the protein MTDYPPFGPAGEEPRHAPSLARPYSWTEGRTAPVVEIAVEALVETTAAGRTEAYQSTSALAQVMELCVRPRSLMEIAALLVLPLGVVRVLVADLMEDRLVIVRDTLSDTSSWGERHDLMERVLHGLKDL, from the coding sequence GTGACGGACTACCCGCCGTTCGGCCCGGCCGGAGAGGAGCCGCGCCACGCCCCGTCGCTCGCGCGGCCCTACTCGTGGACCGAGGGCCGGACGGCGCCGGTGGTCGAAATCGCCGTCGAAGCGCTCGTGGAGACGACGGCCGCGGGCCGGACCGAGGCCTACCAGTCGACGAGTGCCCTGGCTCAGGTCATGGAGCTGTGCGTCCGCCCCCGGTCGCTGATGGAGATCGCGGCGCTGCTGGTGCTGCCGCTCGGGGTGGTCCGCGTGCTCGTCGCGGACCTGATGGAAGACAGGCTGGTCATCGTCCGCGACACCCTCTCGGACACCTCGTCCTGGGGCGAGCGCCACGACCTGATGGAACGCGTGCTGCACGGTCTGAAGGATCTTTGA
- a CDS encoding roadblock/LC7 domain-containing protein — MPEVHQRRASGAEAATRTLSGTLGVFPGSPPPPERTATLNWLVNGFVQDVSGVAHAVLVSADGLLVAADETLPRERADQLAAIAAGLSSLSLGTAELFTAGRVVQSVIEMEQGFLLLMSVGDGSNLVVLATTSCDIGLVGYEMTMLVERVGQKVDVPAREMPVAQDRL, encoded by the coding sequence CTGCCCGAAGTTCACCAGCGACGCGCCTCCGGCGCCGAGGCCGCCACCCGCACGCTGAGTGGCACCCTGGGGGTCTTCCCCGGCTCGCCGCCGCCACCCGAGCGGACGGCCACGCTGAACTGGCTGGTCAACGGGTTCGTGCAGGACGTCTCGGGGGTGGCGCACGCCGTGCTGGTGTCCGCCGACGGATTGCTCGTCGCGGCGGACGAGACGCTGCCCCGCGAACGCGCGGACCAGCTGGCGGCCATCGCGGCGGGGCTGTCCAGCCTGTCCCTCGGCACCGCGGAGCTGTTCACGGCGGGCCGGGTGGTGCAGTCGGTGATCGAGATGGAGCAGGGGTTCCTGCTGCTGATGAGCGTCGGCGACGGCTCCAACCTGGTGGTCCTCGCCACGACCAGCTGCGACATCGGGCTGGTCGGCTACGAGATGACGATGCTGGTCGAGCGGGTCGGGCAGAAGGTGGACGTGCCCGCGCGTGAGATGCCGGTGGCTCAGGACCGCCTGTGA